The proteins below come from a single Terriglobia bacterium genomic window:
- a CDS encoding co-chaperone GroES, which produces MAKLTPLGERVLVRRMTETETVRGGIIIPDTAKEKPQEGVVVAVGTGRYDKGQHVPMSVKEGDRVLFGKYAGSEIKIDHEDFLILKEEEIFGILSGSAKPAEKEKATAGRR; this is translated from the coding sequence ATGGCAAAGCTCACTCCACTGGGTGAACGCGTTCTCGTGCGCCGGATGACTGAAACGGAAACGGTGCGCGGAGGAATCATCATCCCTGACACCGCCAAGGAAAAACCGCAGGAGGGCGTTGTAGTGGCCGTTGGAACCGGACGGTACGACAAAGGCCAGCACGTTCCCATGTCGGTGAAAGAAGGCGACCGCGTTCTGTTCGGCAAGTATGCCGGATCTGAAATCAAGATTGACCACGAAGACTTCCTGATCCTGAAGGAAGAGGAAATCTTCGGCATTCTCAGCGGCTCAGCCAAGCCCGCAGAGAAGGAAAAAGCAACTGCCGGACGGCGGTAA
- a CDS encoding TlyA family RNA methyltransferase: MKIRIDKLLVDRGMAQSRERAQALVLAGRVLVNGQKVAKAGAGVEAECEIRLLGADMKYVSRGGLKLEAALQHWNIDLAGRTCMDVGASTGGFTDCMLQHGAAEVVAVDTGYGQISLRLRSDPRVKLLEKTNARYLTPEMLREAGAKAPVSFMAIDVSFISVTLILPAVLASAFAEKSAGRRELVVLVKPQFEVGKDRVGKGGIVRDEDARQDSVKKVRRAVEELGGRNIEVIDSPILGMEGNQEFLLHADFSQESKK; the protein is encoded by the coding sequence ATGAAAATCCGCATTGACAAGCTGCTGGTGGACCGCGGCATGGCGCAGTCGCGCGAGCGGGCGCAGGCGCTGGTCCTTGCCGGACGCGTGCTGGTGAACGGCCAGAAAGTTGCCAAGGCCGGCGCGGGCGTGGAAGCGGAATGTGAAATACGCCTGTTGGGCGCGGACATGAAGTACGTTTCGCGCGGCGGACTCAAACTGGAAGCGGCGCTCCAACATTGGAACATTGATCTTGCCGGGCGCACCTGTATGGACGTGGGCGCTTCCACCGGCGGTTTTACCGACTGCATGCTGCAACACGGTGCGGCGGAAGTGGTTGCCGTGGACACCGGGTACGGGCAGATCTCGCTCCGCTTGCGTTCTGATCCGCGCGTGAAGCTGCTGGAAAAGACCAATGCGCGCTACTTGACCCCAGAGATGCTGCGGGAGGCGGGCGCGAAGGCGCCGGTAAGCTTCATGGCCATAGATGTGTCATTCATCTCTGTTACACTCATCCTCCCGGCGGTGTTGGCGTCAGCATTTGCGGAGAAAAGCGCCGGGCGTCGCGAGTTGGTGGTGCTGGTGAAGCCGCAGTTCGAAGTGGGCAAGGACCGCGTGGGAAAAGGCGGCATTGTCCGCGACGAAGATGCCCGGCAGGACTCGGTGAAAAAAGTCCGGCGCGCGGTGGAGGAGTTGGGCGGCCGCAATATCGAAGTGATTGACTCGCCGATACTGGGCATGGAAGGGAACCAAGAGTTTCTGTTGCACGCAGATTTCTCGCAAGAATCCAAAAAATGA
- a CDS encoding MGMT family protein, giving the protein MAAKFTSKVPWRQKLEREQEPKIIKIPARMAAKLGKGTMVIPKPLDVDGLIRRVPKGKLVTVLQLREELARKSKVDVACPLTTGIFVRIVAEAAAEEQRAGKKAVAPYWRVLSSEGRLNPKFPGGIPLQRRKLAEEGHSVSKIQGKKSPAVQDFEKRLVRFAGK; this is encoded by the coding sequence ATGGCGGCCAAGTTCACGAGCAAAGTTCCCTGGCGGCAGAAGCTGGAGCGGGAACAAGAGCCCAAGATCATCAAGATCCCAGCGCGCATGGCGGCGAAACTGGGAAAGGGGACCATGGTCATCCCCAAGCCGCTGGACGTGGATGGACTGATTCGTCGCGTGCCAAAAGGCAAGCTGGTTACAGTGCTGCAATTGCGGGAAGAGCTTGCGAGAAAGAGCAAGGTGGACGTGGCGTGTCCACTGACCACCGGGATTTTTGTGCGCATTGTTGCGGAAGCCGCGGCCGAAGAGCAGCGAGCCGGGAAGAAAGCGGTTGCTCCGTATTGGCGCGTGCTGAGCAGTGAAGGACGGCTGAACCCGAAATTTCCAGGCGGAATTCCGCTGCAAAGGCGCAAACTGGCGGAAGAAGGGCACAGCGTCAGCAAAATCCAGGGCAAGAAGTCTCCGGCGGTGCAAGACTTCGAAAAACGTCTGGTGCGATTCGCGGGCAAATGA
- a CDS encoding NAD(+)/NADH kinase has protein sequence MKRASLISKEGKPELEKAVREVTGWLRKHGYSVTVDEIAHRFCPDCEIVERDHLEDAKPDFVVVLGGDGTLLSTARSVARSGIPILGVNLGSLGFLTEIKQDEISSALAAVDAGKYELSLRALLHCQVQRGGKFVAAYDALNDVVLNQSAVARITDFDVRVDGIFVSNYKADGLIIATPTGSTAYSLAAGGPILVPDVPGFVITPVASHALTNRPLVVQDTAVIEVTVAVTREHAFLTVDGQQGIPLEEGDVIRCSKSEFTVKLFKFPERSFFNVLRTKLKWGER, from the coding sequence ATGAAACGCGCTTCGCTCATCTCGAAGGAAGGCAAGCCGGAACTGGAGAAGGCGGTCCGGGAAGTCACCGGCTGGCTGCGAAAGCATGGATACTCGGTCACCGTGGACGAGATCGCGCACCGCTTCTGCCCGGATTGCGAGATTGTGGAGCGTGACCATCTGGAAGACGCCAAACCGGACTTTGTAGTGGTGCTGGGCGGCGACGGAACCTTGCTTTCCACCGCGCGCAGCGTGGCCCGCTCCGGGATTCCCATTCTCGGCGTGAACCTGGGGTCGCTGGGGTTTCTCACGGAGATCAAGCAGGATGAAATTTCCTCAGCCCTGGCCGCCGTGGACGCTGGTAAATACGAACTGAGTCTGCGCGCCCTGCTGCACTGCCAGGTACAGCGCGGCGGGAAGTTTGTGGCCGCCTATGACGCGCTCAATGACGTGGTGCTGAACCAGAGCGCGGTGGCCCGCATCACGGACTTTGACGTGCGCGTGGACGGCATCTTTGTCTCCAACTACAAGGCCGACGGGCTGATTATCGCCACGCCCACCGGTTCCACGGCGTATTCGCTGGCCGCGGGCGGGCCCATCCTGGTGCCGGACGTTCCGGGTTTTGTGATTACTCCGGTGGCTTCCCACGCTCTCACCAACCGGCCGCTGGTAGTGCAGGACACAGCGGTGATTGAAGTCACGGTGGCGGTCACGCGCGAACACGCATTTCTCACCGTGGACGGACAACAGGGCATACCGCTGGAAGAAGGCGACGTGATTCGCTGCAGCAAATCAGAATTTACCGTGAAGCTCTTCAAATTCCCCGAACGGTCATTCTTCA